The Syntrophorhabdaceae bacterium region TCAAACAACTTTCCGGAAGAAACCCCGTATCGTTCTCAAAAGAGCAGGGGGACTTGAGCGCAGAGAAGGCAAAGAACAAGTCTATCGATCTGGCCATTGAGGTGATTGCTGATGATATTTTGAAGGCCATCCTCTATATAGACTGGCATACGCGGATCGTGTCGATTGATGAAGGAAAGATTTACATAAACGCGGGAAGATTGTCCGGGCTTGAAAAAGGAAGAATCCTCGAGGTGTATGCTCCAGGAGAAAAGGCTATAGATCCGAAAACAAAGGCGCCATTGGGCACGACAAAAGGAATCTTCAAGGGAGAGATCGAGGTTGTTGAACTCTTCGGCGTGGACGCAAGCTGGACGACACCAAAAAGAGGGAACGGATTTGCCCCGACCGACCTGGTATGCGTCAGGCAATAAACAACCCTCGATTAAGGGAATGAGAAACAAAAAAGGGAATTCTCCGCTGGTGACGGTCTGCGATCGTTGATCCCCTGGCCAAAGAGATGATCAAACAAAAGCCGTAGGCGAGCCCTGCTCTTTTGTAGGCGGTTGGGTGGAATTCGGCAAGCCCGTTCGACACGATACGATCTTGGCCAGAAACGTCGCCCTTCGACCATTATGATTAGATCATGCTTGGCTCGTCAAGAATGCGGCTTCTATAGACCCGGTGCACCTGACAGACAGACGCTATTTTGCGGAAGCAGGGGGCTGCGTAGGTCCGTTCGGATGCTGCTGTTGCTGGCGCCGCATCCTATTCTTGATTGCAGCCTTGCAACCCTGGCTCAAGTCCTTAGCATGTTCCCTCAAGCAGTTGGCTATGCGTCCGCCGCCAGGTTGCATTTCTGAACAGAACTGATTGACGTCCTCTTTGCAGTGTCCATTTAGCCGTGGCCCTGGCTGCGCCGAATCTGCGAAAGCCAGCCCTGTGGGCAGTGTCAACGTCACAGATAAAAGTGCTGCAAGAATCAATTGCTTCATGGATACCTCCTTTAGAGTTTCATAACATGCTTCTGATGGAGGGAAGCATAGCTAATATTCCATCGTACCCGCCTATTCTTTTGAGATCAATGACGTGTGTCACGGTTATTCAAGCTGTCTTCAATGTAGATTCTATGAATCGGTCAAACAAACTATTCTTATGCTGTATCCGCTCTGTTTCTACCTTTCTCACGACCCGCGGCGACGCTATAATGCATA contains the following coding sequences:
- a CDS encoding cysteine rich repeat-containing protein; translation: MKQLILAALLSVTLTLPTGLAFADSAQPGPRLNGHCKEDVNQFCSEMQPGGGRIANCLREHAKDLSQGCKAAIKNRMRRQQQQHPNGPTQPPASAK